A stretch of Gasterosteus aculeatus chromosome 4, fGasAcu3.hap1.1, whole genome shotgun sequence DNA encodes these proteins:
- the lrp6 gene encoding low-density lipoprotein receptor-related protein 6 isoform X1 — protein sequence MGVALRSLLLCSFCLLVRGVPLLLYANRRDLRLVDAAHEKTNATVVVGGLEDAAAVDYVYSQGLIYWSDVSEEAIKRTVFNQSGASAVQTVVPGLASPDGLACDWLGSKLYWTDSETNRIEVAELDGSSRKVLFWQELDQPRAIALDPERGYMYWTDWGEVPKIERAGMDGTNRSVIVDQEIYWPNGLTLDYGPGKLYWADAKHNFIHRADLDGSSRESVVKGELPHPFALTLYEDTLFWTDWSTHSIHSCRKQTGDEQRVVHSHILSPMDIHVFSAKRQATVVSSHCSVNNGGCSHLCLLSPMKPFYLCACPTGVQLLEDGKTCRDGATRMLLLARRTDLRHISLDTPDFTDVVLQVEDIRHAIAVDYDPVEGYVYWTDDEVKAIRRSRLDGADAQFLVTSQVNHPDGIAVDWIARNLYWTDTGTDRIEVTRLNGTMRKILISEDLDEPRAIVLDPVAGYMYWTDWGEVPKIERANLDGTERLVMVNTSLGWPNGLALDYEERKLYWGDAKTDKIEVMDMDGTGRRVLVEDMLPHIFGFSLLGDFIYWTDWQRRSIERVHKRTAEREVIIDQLPDLMGLKATHVHESSGTNPCAESNGGCSHLCLYKPQAVQCGCPIGLELIADMRTCIVPEAFLLFSRHTDIRRISLETNNNNVAIPLTGVKEASALDFDVTDNRIYWTDITLKTISRAFMNGSALEHVVEFGLDYPEGMAVDWLGKNLYWADTGTNRIEVAKLDGQHRQVLVWKDLDSPRALALDPAEGYMYWTEWGGKPKIDRAAMDGTGRITLVADVGRANGLTIDYAERRLYWTDLDTTLIESSNMLGQDREVIADDLPHPFGLTQYQDYIYWTDWSQRSIERANKTSGQNRTVIQGHLDYVMDILVFHSSRQGGWNACASTNGHCSHLCLAVPVSGFVCGCPAHFSLNYDNKTCSAPTSFLLFSQKTAINRMVMDEQQSPDIILPIHSLRNVRAIDYDPLDKHLYWIDSKQGVIRRALEDGNQSSTVVSSAAPGPGPGLQLYDLSIDIYSRFIYWTSEVTNVINVTRTDGGRVGVVLRGEQDKPRAIVVNPERGYMYFTNLLDRSPKIERAALDGTEREVLFFSGLGKPVALAVDNEVGRLFWVDSDLRRIESSDLSGANRIVIADSNILQPVGLTVFGEHLYWIDKQQQMIERIDKTTREGRTKIQARIAYLSDIHAVHELDMREYGKHPCTWDNGGCSHICIVKGDGTTRCSCPVHLVLLQNELSCGEPPTCSPEQFSCTSGEVDCIPQAWRCDGYPECDDGSDEEDCPVCSEDEFQCDSRQCVDLRLRCNGEVNCQDRSDESKCEVRCPPDQFSCSSGQCIGKHKKCDHNTDCADNSDEIGCYPTEEPPPPSNNTIGSIVGVVMALFVVGAVYFACQRVLCPQMKDDGETVTNDFVVHGPSSVPLGYVPHPASLSSSLPAGMSRGKSVIGSLSIMGGSSGPPYDRAHVTGASSSSSSSTKGAYFPPILNPPPSPATVRSQYTMEFGYSSNSPSTHRSYSYQPYTYRHFAPPTTPCSTDVCDSDYTPGRRAPLRSAGIAKGYASDLNYDSEPFPPPPTPRSQYLSAEENCESCPPSPYTERSYSHHLYPPPPSPCTDSS from the exons ATGGGTGTCGCGCTGCGGAGCCTGTTGTTGTGTAGTTTTTGTTTGCTCGTACGAG GCGTGCCGCTGCTGCTCTATGCGAACCGACGGGACCTTCGGCTCGTGGACGCGGCACACGAGAAGACCAACGCTACAGTGGTGGTGGGCGGGCTGGAGGACGCCGCCGCCGTGGACTACGTCTACTCCCAGGGCCTCATCTACTGGAGCGACGTCAGCGAGGAGGCCATCAAACGCACCGTCTTTAACCAGTCAGGGGCCAGCGCCGTCCAGACCGTGGTCCCCGGTCTGGCCTCCCCTGACGGATTGGCCTGTGATTGGTTGGGGAGTAAGCTCTACTGGACGGACTCGGAGACCAATCGGATCGAGGTGGCCGAGCTGGACGGCTCCTCGAGGAAGGTTTTGTTCTGGCAGGAGCTGGACCAGCCGAGGGCCATCGCTCTGGATCCGGAACGAGG GTACATGTACTGGACGGACTGGGGCGAGGTCCCTAAGATCGAGCGGGCGGGGATGGACGGGACCAACCGCTCGGTGATCGTGGACCAGGAGATCTACTGGCCCAACGGCCTGACGCTGGACTACGGGCCGGGGAAGCTCTACTGGGCCGACGCCAAGCACAACTTCATCCACCGGGCCGACCTGGACGGCTCCTCCAGGGAGTCCGTGGTCAAGGGGGAGCTGCCCCACCCCTTCGCCCTCACCCTCTACGAGGACACCCTCTTCTGGACCGACTGGAGCACCCACTCCATCCACTCCTGCAGGAAGCAGACCGGGGACGAGCAGCGCGTGGTTCACTCCCACATCCTGTCCCCCATGGACATCCACGTCTTCAGCGCCAAGAGACAGGCCACGG TGGTGAGCAGCCACTGCTCGGTGAACAATGGAGGATGTTCCCACCTCTGTCTCCTGTCCCCGATGAAGCCCTTCTATCTGTGTGCTTGTCCCACCGgagtccagctgctggaggacgggAAGACCTGCAGAGACG GTGCGACCcggatgctgctgctggcccgGAGGACCGACCTGCGGCACATCTCTCTGGACACGCCGGACTTCACCGACGTGGTCCTGCAGGTGGAGGACATCCGGCACGCCATCGCGGTGGACTACGACCCGGTGGAGGGCTACGTCTACTGGACGGACGACGAGGTGAAGGCCATCCGCCGCTCGCGGCTGGATGGCGCCGACGCCCAGTTTTTGGTCACGTCCCAGGTCAACCACCCGGACGGCATCGCCGTGGACTGGATTGCCCGGAACCTGTACTGGACCGACACCGGCACGGACCGCATCGAGGTGACCCGGCTCAACGGGACCATGAGGAAGATCCTGATCTCCGAAGACCTCGACGAGCCCAGGGCCATCGTGCTGGACCCCGTGGCCGG CTACATGTACTGGACCGACTGGGGGGAGGTGCCTAAGATTGAGCGGGCCAACCTGGACGggacggagcgcctggtgatggtcAACACGTCTCTGGGTTGGCCCAATGGACTCGCCCTCGACTACGAGGAACGCAAGCTGTACTGGGGGGACGCCAAGACCGACAAGATCGAG GTGATGGACATGGACGGGACGGGTCGGCGGGTGCTGGTGGAGGACATGCTTCCCCACATCTTTGGCTTCAGTCTGCTGGGAGACTTCATCTACTGGACGGACTGGCAGCGCCGCAGCATCGAGCGCGTCCACAAGCGCACGGCCGAGAGGGAGGTCATCATCGACCAGCTGCCCGACCTCATGGGCCTCAAGGCCACCCACGTGCACGAGTCCTCAG GTACCAACCCGTGTGCAGAGAGCAACggcggctgcagccacctgtgcCTGTACAAGCCGCAGGCCGTGCAGTGCGGCTGCCCCATCGGCCTGGAGCTCATCGCCGACATGCGCACCTGCATCGTGCCCGAGGCCTTCCTGCTCTTCTCCCGCCACACCGACATCCGCCGCATCTCCCTGgagaccaacaacaacaacgtggcCATCCCGCTCACCGGCGTCAAGGAGGCCTCGGCGCTGGACTTCGACGTCACCGACAACCGGATCTACTGGACAGACATCACCCTGAAG ACCATCAGCCGGGCCTTCATGAACGGCAGCGCCCTGGAGCACGTGGTGGAGTTCGGCCTGGACTACCCGGAGGGGATGGCCGTGGACTGGCTGGGGAAGAACCTGTACTGGGCCGACACCGGTACCAACCGCATCGAGGTGGCCAAGCTGGACGGGCAGCACCGGCAGGTCCTGGTCTGGAAGGATCTGGACAGTCCGCGAGCGCTGGCTCTGGACCCGGCTGAGGG GTACATGTACTGGACCGAGTGGGGGGGGAAGCCCAAGATCGACCGGGCCGCCATGGACGGGACGGGCCGCATCACCCTGGTGGCCGACGTGGGCCGGGCCAACGGGCTCACCATCGACTACGCCGAGCGGCGCCTCTACTGGACCGACCTGGACACCACGCTCATCGAGTCGTCCAACATGCTGG GTCAGGACCGCGAGGTCATAGCCGACGACCTGCCCCACCCCTTCGGACTCACCCAGTACCAGGACTACATCTACTGGACGGACTGGAGCCAGCGCAGCATCGAGCGCGCCAACAAGACCAGCGGGCAGAACCGCACCGTGATCCAGGGCCACCTGGACTACGTCATGGACATCCTGGTGTTCCACTCCTCCCGGCAGGGGGGCTGGAACGCCTGCGCCTCCACCAACGGCCACTGCTCCCACCTCTGCCTCGCCGTGCCCGTCAGCGGCTTCGTCTGCGGATGCCCCGCCCACTTCTCCCTCAACTACGACAACAAGACGTGCAGCG CTCCCACCTCCTTCCTGCTGTTCAGCCAGAAGACGGCCATCAACCGCATGGTGATGGACGAGCAGCAGAGTCCCGACATCATCCTGCCCATCCACAGCCTGAGGAACGTCCGCGCCATCGACTACGACCCGCTGGACAAACACCTGTACTGGATCGACTCCAAGCAGGGCGTCATCCGCCGCGCCCTGGAGGACGGCAACCAG AGCAGCACGGTGGTCTCCAGCGCCGCCCCGGGACCCGGCCCGGGCCTCCAGCTGTACGACCTGAGCATCGACATCTACAGCCGCTTCATCTACTGGACCAGCGAGGTCACCAACGTCATCAACGTGACCCGGACCGACGGGGGCCGGGTGGGCGTGGTGCTGAGAGGGGAGCAGGACAAGCCCAGGGCCATCGTGGTCAACCCCGAGAGAGG gtacaTGTACTTCACCAACCTGCTGGATCGCTCCCCCAAGATCGAGCGGGCGGCCCTGGACGGGACGGAGCGAGAGGTCCTGTTCTTCAGCGGCCTGGGGAAGCCCGTGGCGCTGGCCGTGGACAACGAGGTGGGGAGGCTCTTCTGGGTGGACTCGGACCTGCGGCGCATCGAGAGCAGCGACCTCTCCG gAGCCAATCGGATCGTGATCGCCGACTCCAACATCCTGCAGCCGGTGGGCCTGACGGTGTTCGGGGAGCATCTCTACTGGATCgacaagcagcagcagatgatcGAACGCATCGACAAGACCACCAGGGAGGGGCGCACCAAGATCCAGGCCCGCATCGCCTACCTGAGCGACATCCACGCCGTGCACGAGCTGGACATGAGGGAGTACG GTAAACACCCGTGTACGTGGGACAACGGCGGCTGCTCCCACATCTGCATCGTGAAGGGAGACGGGACCACCCGCTGCTCGTGTCCCGTCCACCTGGTGCTGCTGCAGAACGAGCTGTCCTGTGGAG AGCCGCCCACCTGCTCCCCGGAGCAGTTCTCCTGCACCTCCGGCGAGGTGGACTGCATCCCGCAGGCCTGGAGGTGCGACGGCTACCCCGAGTGTGACGACGGCAGCGACGAGGAGGACTGTCCCGTCTGCTCCGAGGACGAGTTCCAGTGCGACAGCCGGCAGTGCGTTGACCTCCGCCTGCGCTGCAACGGGGAGGTCAACTGCCAGGACCGGTCCGACGAGAGCAAGTGTGAAG TGCGCTGTCCTCCGGACCAGTTCTCCTGCTCCAGCGGTCAGTGCATCGGGAAGCACAAGAAGTGCGACCACAACACCGACTGTGCCGACAACTCTGACGAGATCGGCTGCT ACCCCACcgaggagcccccccctccctccaacaaCACCATCGGCTCCATCGTGGGAGTGGTCATGGCGCTGTTCGTGGTAGGCGCCGTGTACTTTGCGTGCCAGCGCGTCCTCTGTCCACAGATGAAGGACGACGGCGAGACGGTCACCAATGACTTTGTGGTGCACGGGCCGTCCTCGGTGCCGCTGGGCTACGTGCCGCACCCCGCCTCGCTGTCCAGCTCGCTGCCAG CAGGGATGTCCAGGGGGAAGTCCGTGATTGGCTCCCTCAGCATTATGGGCGGGAGCAGCGGGCCGCCCTACGACCGCGCCCACGTGACCGGAGCTTCGTCCAGCAGCTCGTCCAGCACCAAGGGAGCCTACTTCCCCCCG ATCCTGaatcctcctccgtctcctgctACTGTCCGCTCTCAGTACACCATGGAGTTCGGTTACTCCTCCAACAGTCCCTCAACTCACCGGTCCTACAG CTACCAGCCCTACACCTACCGTCActtcgccccccccaccaccccgtgCAGCACGGACGTGTGTGACAGCGACTACACTCCGGGCCGCCGGGCGCCGCTGAGGTCGGCCGGCATTGCTAAGGGTTACGCCAGCGACCTGAACTACGACTCGGAGCCgttcccccccccgccgaccccccGCAGCCAGTACCTGTCAGCGGAGGAGAACTGTGAGAGCTGCCCTCCGTCGCCGTACACCGAGCGCAGCTACTCGCACCACCtctacccgccccccccctcgccctgcaCGGACTCCTCGTGA
- the lrp6 gene encoding low-density lipoprotein receptor-related protein 6 isoform X2, translating to MGVALRSLLLCSFCLLVRGVPLLLYANRRDLRLVDAAHEKTNATVVVGGLEDAAAVDYVYSQGLIYWSDVSEEAIKRTVFNQSGASAVQTVVPGLASPDGLACDWLGSKLYWTDSETNRIEVAELDGSSRKVLFWQELDQPRAIALDPERGYMYWTDWGEVPKIERAGMDGTNRSVIVDQEIYWPNGLTLDYGPGKLYWADAKHNFIHRADLDGSSRESVVKGELPHPFALTLYEDTLFWTDWSTHSIHSCRKQTGDEQRVVHSHILSPMDIHVFSAKRQATVVSSHCSVNNGGCSHLCLLSPMKPFYLCACPTGVQLLEDGKTCRDGATRMLLLARRTDLRHISLDTPDFTDVVLQVEDIRHAIAVDYDPVEGYVYWTDDEVKAIRRSRLDGADAQFLVTSQVNHPDGIAVDWIARNLYWTDTGTDRIEVTRLNGTMRKILISEDLDEPRAIVLDPVAGYMYWTDWGEVPKIERANLDGTERLVMVNTSLGWPNGLALDYEERKLYWGDAKTDKIEVMDMDGTGRRVLVEDMLPHIFGFSLLGDFIYWTDWQRRSIERVHKRTAEREVIIDQLPDLMGLKATHVHESSGTNPCAESNGGCSHLCLYKPQAVQCGCPIGLELIADMRTCIVPEAFLLFSRHTDIRRISLETNNNNVAIPLTGVKEASALDFDVTDNRIYWTDITLKTISRAFMNGSALEHVVEFGLDYPEGMAVDWLGKNLYWADTGTNRIEVAKLDGQHRQVLVWKDLDSPRALALDPAEGYMYWTEWGGKPKIDRAAMDGTGRITLVADVGRANGLTIDYAERRLYWTDLDTTLIESSNMLGQDREVIADDLPHPFGLTQYQDYIYWTDWSQRSIERANKTSGQNRTVIQGHLDYVMDILVFHSSRQGGWNACASTNGHCSHLCLAVPVSGFVCGCPAHFSLNYDNKTCSAPTSFLLFSQKTAINRMVMDEQQSPDIILPIHSLRNVRAIDYDPLDKHLYWIDSKQGVIRRALEDGNQSSTVVSSAAPGPGPGLQLYDLSIDIYSRFIYWTSEVTNVINVTRTDGGRVGVVLRGEQDKPRAIVVNPERGYMYFTNLLDRSPKIERAALDGTEREVLFFSGLGKPVALAVDNEVGRLFWVDSDLRRIESSDLSGANRIVIADSNILQPVGLTVFGEHLYWIDKQQQMIERIDKTTREGRTKIQARIAYLSDIHAVHELDMREYGKHPCTWDNGGCSHICIVKGDGTTRCSCPVHLVLLQNELSCGEPPTCSPEQFSCTSGEVDCIPQAWRCDGYPECDDGSDEEDCPVCSEDEFQCDSRQCVDLRLRCNGEVNCQDRSDESKCEVRCPPDQFSCSSGQCIGKHKKCDHNTDCADNSDEIGCYPTEEPPPPSNNTIGSIVGVVMALFVVGAVYFACQRVLCPQMKDDGETVTNDFVVHGPSSVPLGYVPHPASLSSSLPGMSRGKSVIGSLSIMGGSSGPPYDRAHVTGASSSSSSSTKGAYFPPILNPPPSPATVRSQYTMEFGYSSNSPSTHRSYSYQPYTYRHFAPPTTPCSTDVCDSDYTPGRRAPLRSAGIAKGYASDLNYDSEPFPPPPTPRSQYLSAEENCESCPPSPYTERSYSHHLYPPPPSPCTDSS from the exons ATGGGTGTCGCGCTGCGGAGCCTGTTGTTGTGTAGTTTTTGTTTGCTCGTACGAG GCGTGCCGCTGCTGCTCTATGCGAACCGACGGGACCTTCGGCTCGTGGACGCGGCACACGAGAAGACCAACGCTACAGTGGTGGTGGGCGGGCTGGAGGACGCCGCCGCCGTGGACTACGTCTACTCCCAGGGCCTCATCTACTGGAGCGACGTCAGCGAGGAGGCCATCAAACGCACCGTCTTTAACCAGTCAGGGGCCAGCGCCGTCCAGACCGTGGTCCCCGGTCTGGCCTCCCCTGACGGATTGGCCTGTGATTGGTTGGGGAGTAAGCTCTACTGGACGGACTCGGAGACCAATCGGATCGAGGTGGCCGAGCTGGACGGCTCCTCGAGGAAGGTTTTGTTCTGGCAGGAGCTGGACCAGCCGAGGGCCATCGCTCTGGATCCGGAACGAGG GTACATGTACTGGACGGACTGGGGCGAGGTCCCTAAGATCGAGCGGGCGGGGATGGACGGGACCAACCGCTCGGTGATCGTGGACCAGGAGATCTACTGGCCCAACGGCCTGACGCTGGACTACGGGCCGGGGAAGCTCTACTGGGCCGACGCCAAGCACAACTTCATCCACCGGGCCGACCTGGACGGCTCCTCCAGGGAGTCCGTGGTCAAGGGGGAGCTGCCCCACCCCTTCGCCCTCACCCTCTACGAGGACACCCTCTTCTGGACCGACTGGAGCACCCACTCCATCCACTCCTGCAGGAAGCAGACCGGGGACGAGCAGCGCGTGGTTCACTCCCACATCCTGTCCCCCATGGACATCCACGTCTTCAGCGCCAAGAGACAGGCCACGG TGGTGAGCAGCCACTGCTCGGTGAACAATGGAGGATGTTCCCACCTCTGTCTCCTGTCCCCGATGAAGCCCTTCTATCTGTGTGCTTGTCCCACCGgagtccagctgctggaggacgggAAGACCTGCAGAGACG GTGCGACCcggatgctgctgctggcccgGAGGACCGACCTGCGGCACATCTCTCTGGACACGCCGGACTTCACCGACGTGGTCCTGCAGGTGGAGGACATCCGGCACGCCATCGCGGTGGACTACGACCCGGTGGAGGGCTACGTCTACTGGACGGACGACGAGGTGAAGGCCATCCGCCGCTCGCGGCTGGATGGCGCCGACGCCCAGTTTTTGGTCACGTCCCAGGTCAACCACCCGGACGGCATCGCCGTGGACTGGATTGCCCGGAACCTGTACTGGACCGACACCGGCACGGACCGCATCGAGGTGACCCGGCTCAACGGGACCATGAGGAAGATCCTGATCTCCGAAGACCTCGACGAGCCCAGGGCCATCGTGCTGGACCCCGTGGCCGG CTACATGTACTGGACCGACTGGGGGGAGGTGCCTAAGATTGAGCGGGCCAACCTGGACGggacggagcgcctggtgatggtcAACACGTCTCTGGGTTGGCCCAATGGACTCGCCCTCGACTACGAGGAACGCAAGCTGTACTGGGGGGACGCCAAGACCGACAAGATCGAG GTGATGGACATGGACGGGACGGGTCGGCGGGTGCTGGTGGAGGACATGCTTCCCCACATCTTTGGCTTCAGTCTGCTGGGAGACTTCATCTACTGGACGGACTGGCAGCGCCGCAGCATCGAGCGCGTCCACAAGCGCACGGCCGAGAGGGAGGTCATCATCGACCAGCTGCCCGACCTCATGGGCCTCAAGGCCACCCACGTGCACGAGTCCTCAG GTACCAACCCGTGTGCAGAGAGCAACggcggctgcagccacctgtgcCTGTACAAGCCGCAGGCCGTGCAGTGCGGCTGCCCCATCGGCCTGGAGCTCATCGCCGACATGCGCACCTGCATCGTGCCCGAGGCCTTCCTGCTCTTCTCCCGCCACACCGACATCCGCCGCATCTCCCTGgagaccaacaacaacaacgtggcCATCCCGCTCACCGGCGTCAAGGAGGCCTCGGCGCTGGACTTCGACGTCACCGACAACCGGATCTACTGGACAGACATCACCCTGAAG ACCATCAGCCGGGCCTTCATGAACGGCAGCGCCCTGGAGCACGTGGTGGAGTTCGGCCTGGACTACCCGGAGGGGATGGCCGTGGACTGGCTGGGGAAGAACCTGTACTGGGCCGACACCGGTACCAACCGCATCGAGGTGGCCAAGCTGGACGGGCAGCACCGGCAGGTCCTGGTCTGGAAGGATCTGGACAGTCCGCGAGCGCTGGCTCTGGACCCGGCTGAGGG GTACATGTACTGGACCGAGTGGGGGGGGAAGCCCAAGATCGACCGGGCCGCCATGGACGGGACGGGCCGCATCACCCTGGTGGCCGACGTGGGCCGGGCCAACGGGCTCACCATCGACTACGCCGAGCGGCGCCTCTACTGGACCGACCTGGACACCACGCTCATCGAGTCGTCCAACATGCTGG GTCAGGACCGCGAGGTCATAGCCGACGACCTGCCCCACCCCTTCGGACTCACCCAGTACCAGGACTACATCTACTGGACGGACTGGAGCCAGCGCAGCATCGAGCGCGCCAACAAGACCAGCGGGCAGAACCGCACCGTGATCCAGGGCCACCTGGACTACGTCATGGACATCCTGGTGTTCCACTCCTCCCGGCAGGGGGGCTGGAACGCCTGCGCCTCCACCAACGGCCACTGCTCCCACCTCTGCCTCGCCGTGCCCGTCAGCGGCTTCGTCTGCGGATGCCCCGCCCACTTCTCCCTCAACTACGACAACAAGACGTGCAGCG CTCCCACCTCCTTCCTGCTGTTCAGCCAGAAGACGGCCATCAACCGCATGGTGATGGACGAGCAGCAGAGTCCCGACATCATCCTGCCCATCCACAGCCTGAGGAACGTCCGCGCCATCGACTACGACCCGCTGGACAAACACCTGTACTGGATCGACTCCAAGCAGGGCGTCATCCGCCGCGCCCTGGAGGACGGCAACCAG AGCAGCACGGTGGTCTCCAGCGCCGCCCCGGGACCCGGCCCGGGCCTCCAGCTGTACGACCTGAGCATCGACATCTACAGCCGCTTCATCTACTGGACCAGCGAGGTCACCAACGTCATCAACGTGACCCGGACCGACGGGGGCCGGGTGGGCGTGGTGCTGAGAGGGGAGCAGGACAAGCCCAGGGCCATCGTGGTCAACCCCGAGAGAGG gtacaTGTACTTCACCAACCTGCTGGATCGCTCCCCCAAGATCGAGCGGGCGGCCCTGGACGGGACGGAGCGAGAGGTCCTGTTCTTCAGCGGCCTGGGGAAGCCCGTGGCGCTGGCCGTGGACAACGAGGTGGGGAGGCTCTTCTGGGTGGACTCGGACCTGCGGCGCATCGAGAGCAGCGACCTCTCCG gAGCCAATCGGATCGTGATCGCCGACTCCAACATCCTGCAGCCGGTGGGCCTGACGGTGTTCGGGGAGCATCTCTACTGGATCgacaagcagcagcagatgatcGAACGCATCGACAAGACCACCAGGGAGGGGCGCACCAAGATCCAGGCCCGCATCGCCTACCTGAGCGACATCCACGCCGTGCACGAGCTGGACATGAGGGAGTACG GTAAACACCCGTGTACGTGGGACAACGGCGGCTGCTCCCACATCTGCATCGTGAAGGGAGACGGGACCACCCGCTGCTCGTGTCCCGTCCACCTGGTGCTGCTGCAGAACGAGCTGTCCTGTGGAG AGCCGCCCACCTGCTCCCCGGAGCAGTTCTCCTGCACCTCCGGCGAGGTGGACTGCATCCCGCAGGCCTGGAGGTGCGACGGCTACCCCGAGTGTGACGACGGCAGCGACGAGGAGGACTGTCCCGTCTGCTCCGAGGACGAGTTCCAGTGCGACAGCCGGCAGTGCGTTGACCTCCGCCTGCGCTGCAACGGGGAGGTCAACTGCCAGGACCGGTCCGACGAGAGCAAGTGTGAAG TGCGCTGTCCTCCGGACCAGTTCTCCTGCTCCAGCGGTCAGTGCATCGGGAAGCACAAGAAGTGCGACCACAACACCGACTGTGCCGACAACTCTGACGAGATCGGCTGCT ACCCCACcgaggagcccccccctccctccaacaaCACCATCGGCTCCATCGTGGGAGTGGTCATGGCGCTGTTCGTGGTAGGCGCCGTGTACTTTGCGTGCCAGCGCGTCCTCTGTCCACAGATGAAGGACGACGGCGAGACGGTCACCAATGACTTTGTGGTGCACGGGCCGTCCTCGGTGCCGCTGGGCTACGTGCCGCACCCCGCCTCGCTGTCCAGCTCGCTGCCAG GGATGTCCAGGGGGAAGTCCGTGATTGGCTCCCTCAGCATTATGGGCGGGAGCAGCGGGCCGCCCTACGACCGCGCCCACGTGACCGGAGCTTCGTCCAGCAGCTCGTCCAGCACCAAGGGAGCCTACTTCCCCCCG ATCCTGaatcctcctccgtctcctgctACTGTCCGCTCTCAGTACACCATGGAGTTCGGTTACTCCTCCAACAGTCCCTCAACTCACCGGTCCTACAG CTACCAGCCCTACACCTACCGTCActtcgccccccccaccaccccgtgCAGCACGGACGTGTGTGACAGCGACTACACTCCGGGCCGCCGGGCGCCGCTGAGGTCGGCCGGCATTGCTAAGGGTTACGCCAGCGACCTGAACTACGACTCGGAGCCgttcccccccccgccgaccccccGCAGCCAGTACCTGTCAGCGGAGGAGAACTGTGAGAGCTGCCCTCCGTCGCCGTACACCGAGCGCAGCTACTCGCACCACCtctacccgccccccccctcgccctgcaCGGACTCCTCGTGA